From Chloracidobacterium sp. N, the proteins below share one genomic window:
- the hemA gene encoding glutamyl-tRNA reductase, with translation MKFVLVGLNHHTAPIAVRERFAFSKHYLPEALNLFVDGQNICEGMILSTCNRVELLGVTPYEGTQGIACVKNFLKAIHQKCDSYDEHLYYYTDQDVVRHVFRVASSLDSMIIGEPQILGQVKDAYATAQSLNKTGTLINKLMHKAFSVAKRVRTETKIGANAISVSYAAVELARRIFTSLEGQTVMLVGAGEMAELAATHLMSAGASHIVVASRSFDKAVQLATKFNGSAVIFDRFRERLPEADILIFATAAPHFVVRVADVAAAMERRRHRPMFIIDISVPRNVDPSINDLEQVFVYDVDDLQAVVESNLRERKQEAERASRIVEEEVAAFVAEWRSMAAAPFIAALNAHLVEMAQAEYERHRKRIDRLGGMSPEVERYVREVIITSILRKFAHPLIENIREAAAQGEQSRLCETFGLEVRVGAQQQVRLARSA, from the coding sequence ATGAAGTTTGTACTCGTTGGCCTCAATCATCACACGGCGCCCATTGCGGTCCGCGAACGCTTTGCTTTCAGCAAGCACTACCTGCCTGAAGCCCTCAACCTGTTCGTGGATGGACAAAACATCTGCGAAGGGATGATTCTCTCCACCTGCAACCGGGTTGAACTGCTGGGTGTGACGCCATACGAAGGAACCCAGGGCATCGCCTGCGTCAAAAACTTCCTCAAGGCCATTCATCAGAAGTGCGACAGTTACGACGAGCACCTGTACTACTACACCGACCAGGATGTGGTACGGCACGTCTTCCGGGTGGCGTCGAGCCTGGACTCCATGATCATCGGCGAGCCGCAGATTCTGGGACAAGTCAAGGACGCCTACGCCACGGCGCAGTCACTGAACAAGACCGGGACGCTCATCAACAAGCTGATGCACAAGGCGTTCAGCGTTGCCAAGCGGGTCCGCACGGAGACGAAAATCGGCGCCAACGCCATTTCGGTCAGTTACGCCGCCGTCGAGCTGGCGCGGCGTATTTTCACCAGTCTTGAAGGGCAGACCGTCATGCTGGTCGGCGCCGGGGAGATGGCCGAGCTGGCTGCCACCCATCTGATGAGCGCCGGAGCGAGCCACATCGTCGTGGCCAGCCGGTCCTTCGACAAAGCCGTTCAGTTGGCCACCAAGTTCAATGGCTCGGCCGTGATTTTCGACCGCTTTCGGGAGCGGTTGCCGGAAGCCGACATCCTCATCTTTGCCACGGCGGCCCCGCACTTCGTTGTGCGTGTGGCCGACGTGGCGGCGGCGATGGAGCGGCGGCGGCACCGCCCGATGTTCATCATTGACATTTCCGTGCCGCGCAACGTGGACCCGTCCATCAACGACCTGGAGCAGGTCTTTGTGTATGACGTGGATGACCTTCAGGCCGTGGTTGAAAGCAACCTGCGCGAGCGGAAACAGGAAGCCGAACGGGCCAGTCGCATTGTCGAGGAGGAAGTCGCGGCCTTTGTGGCCGAATGGCGCAGCATGGCCGCTGCCCCCTTCATTGCCGCGCTCAATGCGCACCTTGTGGAGATGGCCCAGGCCGAATATGAGCGCCATCGCAAGCGCATTGACCGGCTGGGCGGGATGTCTCCCGAAGTCGAGCGGTACGTGCGCGAGGTCATCATCACCTCGATTCTGCGCAAATTCGCCCATCCGCTCATCGAGAACATCCGCGAAGCCGCCGCGCAGGGCGAGCAGAGCCGGCTGTGTGAAACCTTCGGGCTGGAAGTGCGGGTTGGCGCTCAACAGCAGGTGCGCCTGGCGCGTTCGGCCTGA
- the bchL gene encoding ferredoxin:protochlorophyllide reductase (ATP-dependent) iron-sulfur ATP-binding protein → MIVSIYGKGGIGKSTTSSNIAIAMAKRGARVLQVGCDPKHDSTFTITKRMIPTLVEILEEHDYHHEEIEPSDVIFKGKMGVDAMESGGPAAGAGCGGYVTGEAVKFLRDHKLMDEYDVVIFDVLGDVVCGGFATPLNHSDFACVVTANDFDSLFAANRICAAVMAKTKNYPIYIAGLIVNRCPDTDHVERFCDRTGARIVGHVPQIDEIRRSRLAGVSIFEMKRIGGIALAQDRYLEIADYLLSEPEALKVKPLTDREVFEHLRSEYININIQRFNAEDLELLEDPSCLAL, encoded by the coding sequence ATGATCGTTTCAATCTACGGCAAAGGCGGTATCGGTAAATCCACGACCTCTTCCAACATCGCCATCGCCATGGCCAAGCGTGGCGCGCGTGTCCTTCAGGTGGGTTGTGACCCCAAACATGATTCGACCTTTACCATCACCAAGCGGATGATCCCGACGCTCGTCGAAATCCTCGAAGAGCATGACTACCACCATGAGGAAATCGAGCCCTCCGATGTGATTTTCAAGGGCAAGATGGGCGTGGACGCCATGGAATCCGGCGGCCCGGCCGCTGGCGCCGGCTGTGGTGGGTACGTCACCGGCGAGGCGGTGAAGTTTTTGCGCGACCACAAGCTGATGGACGAATACGACGTGGTGATTTTCGACGTGCTGGGCGATGTCGTCTGTGGCGGTTTCGCCACGCCGCTCAACCACTCGGATTTCGCCTGTGTGGTGACGGCCAACGACTTCGACTCGCTCTTTGCGGCCAACCGTATCTGTGCGGCCGTGATGGCCAAGACCAAAAACTATCCCATCTACATTGCCGGTCTGATTGTGAACCGCTGCCCGGACACCGACCACGTCGAACGCTTCTGTGACCGGACTGGCGCGCGGATTGTCGGGCACGTCCCGCAGATTGACGAAATCCGGCGGTCACGGCTGGCTGGTGTCTCCATCTTCGAGATGAAGCGCATTGGCGGAATTGCCCTGGCGCAGGATCGGTATCTCGAAATTGCCGACTACCTGCTGTCCGAGCCGGAAGCCCTCAAGGTCAAGCCCCTGACCGACCGGGAAGTGTTCGAGCATCTGCGCAGCGAGTACATCAACATCAACATCCAGCGTTTCAACGCCGAAGACCTGGAACTGCTCGAAGACCCATCCTGCCTGGCTCTTTGA
- a CDS encoding Coenzyme F420 hydrogenase/dehydrogenase, beta subunit C-terminal domain yields MATPLPIVKPDAAERFSRICSDCGICTSSLRPHVKEACAFLVQKYDELELTVQGHARRAGTDEVYFGPYKKILRVRRQRPIAGAQWTGVVTTIAMRALEQGLVEGVILTGTEPGTLNKPQPVLARTPEEVLACRGNKFGLSPTLEKIDDAIAAGLKRVMVVGTPCQFHALRVIEPTLPFDELWCLGILCSDNTTHENYMTFLKSVSRSPDTVVHMEFMPDFRLWMRHTNGEVEKLNFVEIPMHEIGPDLIAPSCRVCFNYTNSLADLSVGYMGGGMPDNQWLLIRNAKGWRLLDLIRDDVELSEPTESGSRALAMKGFLSQLGKPYTKGAPRPVKKLIAFLQRRLGPRGLEFARTRVEMKLAEGLFTVRRKAGHREALLVPRYAYVPLEKYVLPGETQPPRPPVSVKRPRRSPASGKTLKTIDPIGVG; encoded by the coding sequence ATGGCAACCCCACTGCCCATTGTGAAACCGGATGCTGCCGAGCGGTTTTCGCGCATTTGCAGCGACTGTGGCATCTGCACGTCCAGTCTGCGCCCGCACGTCAAGGAAGCCTGTGCTTTCCTGGTGCAAAAATACGATGAGCTGGAGCTGACCGTGCAGGGACACGCCCGGCGGGCCGGAACGGATGAGGTGTATTTTGGGCCGTACAAAAAAATCCTGCGCGTCCGGCGGCAACGCCCCATCGCCGGGGCGCAGTGGACGGGGGTGGTGACGACCATTGCCATGCGCGCCCTGGAACAGGGGCTGGTGGAAGGCGTCATCCTGACCGGCACAGAACCCGGTACGCTCAACAAACCCCAGCCCGTTCTGGCGCGCACACCGGAAGAAGTGCTCGCCTGTCGCGGCAACAAGTTCGGCCTTTCACCGACCCTGGAAAAGATAGACGACGCCATTGCCGCCGGTCTGAAGCGCGTCATGGTGGTTGGCACGCCGTGTCAGTTCCACGCCCTGCGCGTCATCGAGCCAACCCTGCCCTTTGACGAGCTGTGGTGTCTGGGCATTCTGTGCAGTGACAACACGACGCACGAAAACTACATGACGTTTCTGAAGTCCGTCAGCCGGTCACCGGATACGGTCGTGCACATGGAGTTCATGCCGGATTTCCGCCTGTGGATGCGGCATACCAATGGGGAAGTCGAAAAGCTGAACTTCGTCGAAATTCCCATGCACGAGATTGGCCCCGACCTCATCGCACCTTCCTGCCGGGTGTGTTTCAACTACACGAACTCGCTGGCCGATTTGTCGGTGGGCTACATGGGCGGCGGCATGCCGGACAACCAGTGGTTGCTCATTCGGAATGCCAAGGGCTGGCGTTTGCTTGACCTCATCCGCGATGACGTGGAGTTGTCCGAGCCGACCGAAAGCGGCAGCCGCGCGCTGGCCATGAAGGGCTTTCTGTCGCAGCTTGGGAAACCCTACACCAAAGGCGCGCCCCGTCCGGTCAAAAAACTCATTGCCTTTCTCCAGCGTCGGCTGGGGCCGCGGGGGCTGGAGTTTGCCCGGACCCGCGTCGAGATGAAGCTGGCGGAAGGGCTGTTTACGGTACGCCGCAAGGCCGGCCACCGGGAGGCGCTGCTGGTTCCGCGCTACGCCTATGTCCCGCTGGAGAAGTACGTCCTGCCGGGCGAAACCCAGCCGCCACGGCCGCCTGTCAGCGTGAAACGTCCACGTCGTTCGCCGGCGTCGGGCAAGACTTTGAAAACCATTGACCCGATTGGCGTTGGCTGA
- the bchF gene encoding 2-vinyl bacteriochlorophyllide hydratase, with amino-acid sequence MSTYTPEQMLRRQKSKWMPVQAFLAPVQFVIFFISLALIIYFISTGHGFWLANVSVMVKVFVLWVMAITGAFWEKDVFGHYAFAKEFWWEDFFSTFVLISHTLYVIGFFLKWEEMTLAYVALVAYLTYCINAYQFVRKYVINRQKLKSHGYTIAGDVPWVSGS; translated from the coding sequence GTGTCGACCTACACCCCGGAGCAGATGCTCCGCCGTCAGAAAAGCAAATGGATGCCAGTACAGGCATTTCTGGCCCCGGTGCAGTTCGTCATTTTCTTCATCAGTCTGGCGCTCATCATCTATTTTATCTCTACCGGTCACGGATTCTGGCTGGCCAACGTGAGCGTCATGGTCAAGGTCTTTGTGCTGTGGGTCATGGCCATTACCGGGGCTTTTTGGGAAAAGGATGTTTTTGGACACTATGCCTTTGCCAAAGAGTTCTGGTGGGAAGATTTCTTCTCGACATTCGTCCTGATTTCCCACACGCTCTATGTCATTGGCTTTTTCCTCAAGTGGGAGGAAATGACGCTGGCTTACGTCGCCCTTGTGGCCTATCTGACATACTGCATCAATGCGTACCAGTTTGTGCGCAAGTATGTCATCAACCGACAGAAACTAAAGAGCCACGGTTACACGATTGCCGGGGATGTGCCTTGGGTTTCCGGTTCCTAA
- a CDS encoding B12-binding domain-containing radical SAM protein, giving the protein MKKPKCLFVNPPVIEKVAERFSFISMPLAILYIGTFIQSQGYEVELCDMNAGQEPVFSDDIDIVGISCDTVKYTVGMRVAKAAKAAGKYVVMGGTHPTFDDEATLRSGYVDVVVRSEGEYQMLEIVQQFEANGKVDPSTIKGVAWLDGNQFVRNPPMPFIKDLDSLPIPNRELLDVPRYWKQTRSWLGKFADPVYNISGSRGCPYDCSFCIVTANYGAKWRYRSVDSIMQEIEEGFYKYKYRTFFFTDDIFNASPKRAMAISQAIIDAGLADKIKWTAQCVTNIFVKFPEVVEIMAAAGCMGVIMGIESMDPETLKDYNKTATSDDNAQCIRLLKKHGIASMASIIIGHPKETRESLQATMKYMCDLNPEMLWINILTPYVGTTMRREFIQSGRLLPNLSWEDYDISHVTFKLDHLEAWEIEVTRKAMTAMYYTRPRYIMENLPRLFFGKIPTPVVKQAAC; this is encoded by the coding sequence ATGAAAAAGCCCAAGTGCTTGTTCGTCAATCCCCCGGTCATCGAGAAAGTCGCCGAACGGTTCAGCTTCATCAGCATGCCGTTGGCCATTCTCTACATTGGCACGTTTATCCAGTCACAGGGTTACGAAGTCGAACTCTGCGACATGAATGCCGGTCAGGAGCCTGTTTTCAGTGATGACATTGATATTGTGGGCATCTCCTGTGACACGGTGAAATACACAGTGGGGATGCGGGTGGCCAAGGCGGCCAAGGCGGCCGGAAAGTATGTGGTGATGGGGGGAACGCATCCCACTTTTGACGATGAAGCCACCTTGCGCTCCGGCTACGTGGATGTCGTCGTGCGGAGTGAAGGGGAGTATCAAATGCTGGAAATCGTCCAGCAGTTCGAGGCCAACGGCAAGGTTGATCCTTCGACTATCAAGGGGGTTGCCTGGCTGGATGGTAACCAGTTCGTGCGCAATCCGCCGATGCCGTTTATCAAAGACCTTGACAGTCTGCCGATTCCCAACCGGGAGCTGCTCGACGTGCCCCGCTACTGGAAACAGACCCGCTCCTGGTTGGGGAAATTTGCCGATCCGGTTTACAACATTTCAGGCTCACGGGGCTGCCCCTACGACTGCTCGTTCTGCATTGTGACGGCCAACTACGGGGCCAAGTGGCGGTATCGTTCGGTTGACTCGATCATGCAGGAAATCGAGGAAGGTTTTTACAAGTACAAGTACCGGACATTTTTCTTTACGGATGACATTTTCAATGCCAGTCCAAAGCGTGCCATGGCGATTTCACAGGCCATCATTGATGCTGGTCTGGCAGACAAAATCAAATGGACAGCGCAGTGCGTCACCAACATTTTTGTGAAGTTCCCGGAAGTCGTCGAAATCATGGCTGCGGCCGGCTGCATGGGCGTCATCATGGGGATTGAGTCCATGGACCCGGAAACCCTCAAGGACTACAACAAGACGGCAACCAGCGACGACAATGCCCAGTGCATCCGCCTGTTGAAAAAACACGGGATTGCTTCGATGGCCTCGATCATCATCGGCCATCCGAAGGAAACCCGCGAGTCACTCCAGGCGACGATGAAGTACATGTGTGATCTCAACCCGGAAATGCTCTGGATCAACATCCTGACGCCTTACGTCGGCACGACCATGCGGCGTGAATTCATTCAGTCGGGAAGGCTGCTGCCGAACCTGTCATGGGAAGACTATGACATCTCACATGTGACCTTCAAACTGGACCACCTCGAAGCCTGGGAAATTGAAGTCACGCGCAAGGCCATGACGGCGATGTATTACACCCGTCCGCGATACATCATGGAGAATCTTCCGCGCCTGTTTTTCGGAAAAATACCTACGCCCGTGGTGAAACAGGCTGCCTGCTGA
- a CDS encoding B12-binding domain-containing radical SAM protein produces MPVVVQIKRRKKLGQHRPLNIRLVLPRYYNPEKGQQHKPFMIFPNIVLPTLAAITPAPHKVTIVDENVEELHIPDDTDLVAITTYTRNVQRGYQIADECRARGIPVVMGGIHVSFMIEEALQHCDAVVSGEGEALWPQILEDVQSDDLKPVYQGGHSQDLNELPVPRWDLLKLERYFKPIPTLKMPIMSIQTSRGCPHKCDFCTVPVFAGGKMRYRDPAHLLREIDAYGAEFFSIADDNLIVNPDAAAQLFKTLAKRKLSWFGFFDTQTLKRPELVELAARSGCRRAFLGIESIHPNELATVNKKFNRPEKYEDLIRLFHRNGIAVDVGILFGFEDETVESTLETIEELKRCNVETAIFSVMTPFPGTALYQRTKDKLLHTDWDRYTGEEVVWAREGTDAEQTRRLLQLAFERFYSVPSIYKRVLSPRSHAQRKLLATISNLRFRSIIKHRFPEPLPPDFLRSARQARPAYA; encoded by the coding sequence ATGCCTGTCGTCGTTCAAATCAAGCGTCGCAAGAAACTCGGCCAGCATCGTCCGCTCAACATCCGGTTGGTTTTGCCCCGGTACTACAACCCGGAAAAAGGACAGCAGCACAAGCCGTTCATGATTTTTCCAAACATCGTTCTTCCGACGCTGGCGGCGATTACGCCGGCGCCGCACAAGGTGACGATTGTGGATGAGAATGTCGAGGAACTGCACATCCCCGACGACACCGATCTGGTGGCGATCACGACCTACACCCGCAACGTCCAGCGTGGCTACCAGATTGCGGATGAGTGCCGGGCACGGGGCATTCCGGTCGTCATGGGGGGCATTCACGTCAGCTTCATGATTGAAGAGGCGCTTCAGCACTGCGACGCGGTCGTGTCTGGCGAGGGGGAAGCCCTCTGGCCGCAGATTCTCGAAGACGTACAGAGTGACGACCTCAAGCCGGTGTATCAGGGGGGGCATTCGCAGGACTTGAATGAGCTGCCGGTGCCGCGCTGGGACCTGCTCAAACTGGAACGCTACTTCAAGCCCATCCCCACCCTGAAGATGCCCATCATGAGCATTCAGACCTCCCGTGGGTGTCCGCACAAGTGTGACTTCTGTACCGTGCCGGTTTTTGCCGGCGGCAAGATGCGGTACCGTGACCCGGCGCATCTGCTGCGCGAAATTGATGCCTATGGGGCTGAGTTTTTCTCGATTGCCGATGACAACCTCATCGTCAACCCCGATGCGGCGGCACAACTGTTCAAGACCCTGGCCAAGCGCAAGCTGAGCTGGTTTGGATTTTTTGACACCCAGACGCTCAAGCGGCCGGAACTGGTTGAACTGGCCGCCAGGTCCGGCTGCCGCCGGGCCTTTCTGGGCATCGAAAGCATCCACCCGAACGAGCTGGCCACAGTGAACAAGAAGTTCAACCGGCCGGAGAAGTACGAAGACCTCATCCGGCTCTTTCACCGGAACGGCATTGCCGTGGATGTTGGCATTCTTTTCGGATTCGAGGATGAAACCGTCGAGAGCACGCTGGAAACCATCGAAGAACTCAAACGGTGCAACGTGGAGACGGCCATTTTTTCCGTGATGACACCCTTTCCGGGAACGGCGCTCTACCAGCGCACGAAGGACAAACTGCTGCACACCGACTGGGACCGTTACACGGGCGAGGAAGTCGTCTGGGCGCGCGAAGGGACAGACGCCGAACAGACCCGCCGGCTGTTGCAGCTTGCCTTCGAGCGGTTTTATTCCGTGCCTTCGATTTACAAGCGGGTGCTGTCGCCGCGCTCCCATGCCCAGCGCAAGCTCCTGGCAACCATTTCCAACCTTCGTTTCCGCAGCATCATCAAGCACCGGTTCCCGGAGCCGCTCCCGCCGGATTTCCTGCGCAGCGCCCGCCAGGCCCGTCCGGCCTACGCCTGA
- a CDS encoding HAD family hydrolase yields the protein MSDALTERARHIGLLLMDCDGVLTEGFIHLLPDGTELKSFNSQDGHGLKLARRAGIRTGVITGRRSPALEQRARETGIEFLCQATSDKAQALTELLTAQGISPQAVAFIGDDLPDVPVMQQVGLGIAVANAVPEVKQAAHYITTRTGGRGAVREAIELILKAQGKWNAEFLFLA from the coding sequence ATGAGCGATGCCCTGACGGAACGGGCCCGCCACATCGGCCTGCTGCTGATGGACTGCGACGGCGTGCTGACCGAAGGTTTCATCCATCTCCTCCCGGATGGAACGGAACTCAAGAGCTTCAACTCGCAGGACGGACACGGTCTCAAGCTGGCCAGGCGGGCCGGCATTCGGACCGGCGTCATTACCGGGCGGCGCTCACCGGCGCTTGAACAGCGGGCGCGTGAAACCGGCATCGAGTTCCTCTGTCAGGCCACCAGCGACAAAGCCCAGGCGCTGACCGAACTGCTGACGGCCCAGGGAATATCCCCCCAGGCGGTGGCCTTCATCGGGGATGACCTGCCGGATGTCCCGGTGATGCAGCAGGTGGGGCTGGGCATTGCCGTGGCCAACGCTGTGCCGGAAGTCAAACAGGCCGCCCACTACATCACCACCCGGACGGGTGGGCGCGGGGCTGTACGGGAAGCCATCGAGCTGATTCTCAAGGCCCAGGGCAAGTGGAACGCCGAGTTTCTTTTTCTTGCCTGA
- a CDS encoding SET domain-containing protein, giving the protein MQRHHLCELRRSPIHGWGVFATTFIKARTRIIEYRGERISREEADRRYARKLEQTTHTFLFILDEHTVLDGGRFGNLARYINHSCEPNCESLQESSGRVFIEAIADIPPGTELTMDYHLQVADGDPETWRRDYPCACGAPRCRGTLVGPIPPFTVNSTFKPPFV; this is encoded by the coding sequence ATGCAACGCCACCACCTTTGCGAGCTGCGTCGTTCACCCATTCACGGCTGGGGCGTCTTTGCCACGACGTTCATCAAAGCCCGGACCCGCATCATCGAATACCGTGGCGAGCGGATCAGCCGCGAAGAAGCCGACCGGCGCTATGCGCGCAAACTGGAGCAGACGACGCATACGTTTCTCTTTATCCTGGATGAGCACACGGTTCTGGATGGCGGCCGCTTCGGCAACCTGGCGCGCTACATCAACCATTCCTGCGAACCCAACTGTGAAAGCCTCCAGGAAAGCAGCGGCCGCGTTTTTATCGAGGCGATTGCGGACATCCCGCCGGGCACCGAACTGACGATGGACTATCACCTGCAAGTCGCCGACGGAGACCCCGAAACCTGGCGGCGGGACTACCCCTGCGCCTGTGGCGCGCCGCGCTGTCGGGGAACGCTGGTGGGACCTATCCCGCCTTTCACCGTCAACTCAACCTTCAAACCTCCCTTTGTCTGA